In Halalkalicoccus subterraneus, the DNA window GACGCCGATGATCGAGGGATCGGCCATCGGGTTTCTGAAAAAACCCTGCATCACCGTCCCCGCAGCCGCGAGCGCGAAGCCGACGACCGCCGCGAGGACCACTCTCGGGAGTCGGATCCGCATGACGATCGTCTCGTGGGTTTCCGGCACCGCGAAGTCGAACGCGGGAGTCCACTCGACCCGCGGGAGCGGAACGGAAAGCGGTCCGATTCCGGCCGGACTCGCCGGCCCGATCCCCGCGGGAAGTGCCACCGCATTGAGCAGCACCTTCGCCACGACGACCGGGTCGACGCGGACGGGGCCGAGCGCCGCGCTGAGGAGGATCACGACGACGAGCAGCACACACAGTCCCGCCGACCACGCCCCAGTCTCGATGCGTCGCGTCACGGTAGCAAGTGAATTTGCTTTAGGTAAATACTTATTGAACAAGTGCCCACACAGGTTCGTGAATCGAGTGTTTACCGTCGTCGTGGCGCTGTTGGTGCTCACGTCGACGTTCGGAATCGGGGCGGTCGGCGCACACGACGGTGTGGCGGCGGCCCAATCGGAGATCGAGTGTGAGTTTCCCGCGACCGTAACCGACGCGACCGGCGAGGAGATCACCGTCGAGGAGGAGCCCGAACGCATCGTCGCGATGCAGCCGAGCGACGCCCAGATGCTCTGGGAGATCGGTGCCCGTGAGAAGGTCGTCGGGATGCCCGTCGGCCAGTACACCGAGTACCTGGAGGGCCACGACGAGCCCACGGACATCACACAGGACGACGGGTTGACGGTCAACACCGAGCAGGTCGTCGATCTCGAACCCGACGTCGTCTTCGCCTCGTCGGTCGCCGACGAGGAACAGGTCGCACAGCTCCGCGACGCCGGTATCACCGTCTATCAGGTCGGGGACGCGACATCGATCGACGACGTGCGCGAGAACACCGAGACGTTCGGCCAACTCAGCGGCGAGTGTGCGGGCGCGGCCGAAACCCTCGACTGGATGGACGAGGAGATCGGCGCGATCGAACGGGCCGTCGAGGGTGAGGACTCCCCCACGGTCCTGTTCGCGATGGGTGACGGCTTCACTGCGGGTGAGGGAACCTTCATCGAGGACGTGATCGAAACCGCGGGCGGCGAGAACCTCGGGAGCGAGGCCGGTATCGAGTCCTACGGACAGATCAGCGAGGAGGTCGTGCTCAGCGAGGATCCCGACTGGATCGTCTACCCCGACGGTAACTTCGAGGAGCCGCCCGTGAGCGATCAGGTGCTCCAGAGTACGACCGCCGGCCAGGAGGACCAGGTCTTCGCCGTTAACGCCAACCAGATGAACCAGCCCGGCCCGCAGGTCGTCTACGCGATCGACGCGCTCGCCGAGACGTTCCATCCCGACGCCTACGAGGCCATCGGGAACGACACTGCGGCCGCCAACGACTCGACCAACGAGGCCGCCGGCAACGATTCGACCGACGCCGCGGACGGCTCCGGCGGCGAAGACCAGCCCGGCTTCGGCGTCGTCGCCGCGCTCGTCGCGCTGGCGGCCGCGGGTCTGCTCTTCTTCCGCCGGCGATAGGTCGGAAGGCGTTTTATTCTCGGCCCGTCGAGAACCGGTATGGTCGAAAACGTGATCTGGCCCGCCTATCTCGACGCCGACGTCTCCCGGTCGAAGGGACGGCGCGTCCCGCTCGACATCGCCATCGACGAGCCGACGGTCGAGGAGATCGCCGCCGCCGCCCAGCAGGTGGGCTACGACGCCGTCATCGAGCGCGATCAGACCTATCCCCGCGAGTACGAGCGGAGGGGGAGAGTCCTGATCAAGGACGCCGACGACGCCTCGAAGAACGACCTCGTCCAGGCTATCGCCGCCTACGTGACGGCGCTGCGGGAGTGAGACGATGAAGCGCGTCGGCGAGGTCGTCAGAACGGCACAGGGGCTCGCGATCGTTCGCTGTCCCGAGGACAGTCGGCCCGATATCGGCACCGTGGTGCTCGACGAGAGCCTCTCGAAGGTGGGTCGCGTCGTCGACGTCTTCGGGCCCGTTTCTCATCCCTACGTCGCGGTGACGCCCGACGATCGGTCGGCGCTGGCGGGTCTGCTCGGCGGAAAACTGTACGCCCGCTGAACGGGAACGAAACCCCGAAGGTCCGTCGGGCGGATCGTGAGGCATGGACCAGCGTTCCCACGTACTGGCTGCGGTCGCCGGTACGGTCGCCCTCTTCCTCTCGATCCAGCTCGGCGCGCTCGCGCTGGTCGAGCCCTTCCAGTCGGCGGGACTGCAGGCCGTCGAAAACCCCGACGACCCGACGAACTCCCTCCTGTATATCGGCGCGATCCTCGTCGCCACGGGAGTGATGCTCGCGGCGTTCAAGTTCGACCTCCAGTGGCTGATTCGGGGGCTGGTCGTTCTCGCCAGTGTGTTCCTCTCGTGGTACGTCCTCGTCGTGGTGCTCCCGGCACCCGTGGTCATCGGCGGCGTCCACGTCCCCGCCGCGCTCGGCGCGCTCGCGGTCGGTGCCGGTCTCACGCTCTACCCCGAGTGGTACGTCATCGACGCCGCGGGCGTGATCATGGGTGCGGGCGCGGCGGGGATCTTCGGGATCACCTTCGGGATCTTCCCCGCGATCGTCCTTCTGGTCGTGCTCGCCGTCTACGACGCCATCAGCGTCTACGGTACGAAACACATGCTCTCGCTGGCCGACGGCGTCATGGAGATCAAGCTCCCGGTTCTCCTCATCGTTCCCGTTTCGGTCGGCTATTCGTTTCTCGAGGAAGCACCGACGGGGGACGATGAGGAGAACCGGGAAGACGGAACCACCGGGAGCGACGATCGGGACGCCTTCTTCATCGGGCTCGGGGACGCGGTCATTCCCACGGTCCTCGTCGCGAGCGCGGCGTTTTTCGTCCCCACACCGTCCCTCTCGATACCGGGGGTCGCGCTGACGGTTCCCGCGCTCGGCGGAATGATCGGCACCCTCGCCGGACTGCTCGTGTTGCTGTGGATGGTGCTTCAGGGGCGGGCCCACGCCGGGCTCCCTCTCCTCAATGGGGGGACCATCGCCGGCTATCTGGCGGGTGCGCTCGCGAGCGGGCTGACGCTCACACAGGCGATCGGGCTCTGAACGGTTCAAAGCCCGGCACGGAAACGCCGCTTGGCTCGATCCCCCTTGCGATCCGCACGAGCCGACGGCCCGTCCGAGCGCGCAACGTATATCTATATACGACTATTGACTACTCGATAGACATGTGGCGAACCGCGGCCCGTCGCGACCGGCGGGCAACGACCAGGGATAACTAGCGATGATCGAGGGGGCACTGGCAGAGATCGGTCTCGAGGTACAACGACTGTTCGTAGCGGTCGCGCTGGGGCTGTTCCTCGGGCTCGAACGCGAGTGGTCACAGAAGTCCGCGGGCATCAGGACGTTCTCACTGGTCACGCTTGCGGGGTCGGTGTTCGTCATCGTCGGCAGCGACGGCCTGTTGGTCGTCGGCGGCGTCCTCGTAGTCGTCCACGGGGCGTTTCTGGGCGTGAAGGGGCTCGCGGACGATGAGGGGCTGTACCTGACGACCTCGATCTCGATGTTCGTCGCCTACGGCGTTGGGATCCTCGTCGCGAGCGGCTACGTCCTCGAAGGGGTCGTGGTCGCGTTGCTGTCGTCGCTGCTGCTCGTGTTGAAGCGCGAGCTCCACGAGTTCGCCCGCGAGCTCTCGAAGGAGGAGGTCAAAAGTGCGAGCGAGCTCGCGATCCTCGCGTTCGTCATCTACCCGCTGTTACCGACCGAGAACATGGGGCCATGGAACGCGGTCGACCCGCGGACCGTCTGGCTGCTCGTGATCGCGATGAGCGCGATCGGCTTCGTCAACTACGTCATCATCCAGAAGTTCGGCAGTCAGGGCGTCGGCATCAGCGGCTTCTTCGGTGGACTGGTCAACTCCACGGCGGCCGTCGGCGAGATCGCCTCACGGGCGCGCACGAGCCAGGATTTCACCGGGCTGGCCGTCGGCGGGATCCTGCTCGCCGACGCCGCGATGGCGTTTCGGAACCTCCTGATAATCGTCGTGTTCGTCCCCGAGCTGGCGTTCGTCATCGGGATTCCACTGGCTGCGATCGCGCTGGCCGGGATCGCGCTGTCGCTGCTGATGAGCGACTGGGACGTCGAACTCGAAACGGAGTTCGAATCGCCCTTCAGCCTGAGCAACGCACTGAAGTTCGGCACGCTGTTTCTGGTCGTTCTGATCGCGTCGGCCGGCGCCCAGGAGCTATTCGGCTCGACGGGATTTCTCGCGACGAGCTTCTTCAGCGGCCTCGTCTCGAGCGGGTCGGTGGCGACGACCGCGGTCGTCCTCGTCCAGTCGGGTCAGCTCTCGACTAACGTGGCCGCCGCCGGCGTGCTCGCCGGGACGGTCGCGAGCATCCTCGTCAAGATCGCGCTCGCAGCCTCCATCGAGCGCTCGATCGTCCGGCCGGTCGTTCGGGGAAGCGCCGCGTTGATCGCTGTCGGCCTCCTCTCGATGGGCGCCGCGCTGGCGTTCGCGTGAGGAGAGGGCCTCCCTCAGCGACCGGGCATCGCCTCGCTGGCGGGTGTGAACTCGATTTCCGTCCCGAGACCCGCTTCGCGTGCTCGCTCGTAGAGCATGTGGGCCGCGGCGACCGTCTCGATCCCGGTGCCGCCGCTGTCGAAGACGGTGATCTCCTCTGTGCTCTCGCGGCCCGAAACGTCCCCTGAAATCACCTCCCCGAGTTCGCCGTGGACGTGATCCGGACCCACGACACCCTGTTCGATGGCGGCCATCAGCGAGCCGGCGTCCCGGTCCATGCGGGCCCGAAGGTCGAGCACGTACTTCGCGCGCGAAACCGTCGTCGCGTCGAGTTCGTGCTTTCGGGTGTCGTACTGGCCCATCGCGGTGACGTGCGTGCCGGGTTCGAGCAACTCGCCGTCGAACACGGGATCCGAGGCGTTCGTCGCCGTGATCACGACGTCCGCGCCAGAAACGGCGTCGGCACTCGTTTCGACCGCCTCGACCGTCGGGTCGACGATCGCGTCCATCTCGTCAGCGAACGCCTCGCGGTTCTCGCGGGTCGTCGAGTACACTCGAACTGAATCGAACTCGCGGACGGCGGCGGTCGCACGGAGCTGGCCGCGGGCCTGTGCGCCGCTGCCGATCAGCCCGAGCGTGCTCGCGTCCTCACGGGCGAGCGTGTCGACGCCGACCGCGCCCGCCGCCCCCGTCTTGAACGGGTTCAGGTACGCGCCGTCGAGCAGCGCCAGCGGTTCGCCGCTCTCTGCGTCGAACAGCGGCGTGACGAACCAGGCATCACGCGCACCGAAGCCGGCGCCGTAGGTGTACCCACCCATGACGCCGGTTTCGGGGAGGATCGCCATGTAGCCCGTCAGCATCCCCGGCGGATCGTCGTTTCGGAGTTTGGTCCGGGGCTCGGCGGCCGCGCCCGCCCCGCGCTGGCGGTAGCCCTCGCGGACGGCGTCGACGTAGTCCTCGGGATCCGCCAGATCGACGAGATCGTCGCTCGTCAGAAACAGTGTATCGGTCACGAACGGCCGTTCGGCCGCCGGCGAGAAAACAGTTCGTGGTCTATTCGGTCGATCGCTTCGAGGGGCCGGTCGGCTGTGCGGTCGGGCCCTCGGGCTGGTTGACGAACAGTGCATGGCCGATCAGGACGATGGCGACCGCGGCGGCGGCCGGAACGGCCAGCGCGAGATCGACGCCCAGCACAGTCAACGTTCCACCGATACCGAACAACGCGAGCGGGATGAGTCCGAGGATCAAATCGTAGTAAGACGCCATAATGTATCTGGATGTATGGACCCTATCAGTATAATTGTTTTGACTAACAGTTGAATAGCCCCTTGATAACTCTGTAGTAATCTGTGAATAACATATTTAAAACTTTTTTATAAGTTATTCATGGTTACGCAGCGTGCTTCGCTTAGACCGACTGACTCCGCTGGTGGAGGCGGGTTGGAGGAAAGTCGAAAAGCCAATCGAACGACTGTCTGACCGACGCCAGGGTTCTATCCGCGGCGCGAGAGCGCGGTTACCAGCACGCGCCACGGGAGCAGCGTCACGAGACCGGTGGCGACGGTGACCAGAACGAACGTCGGCGGTGCGCCGCCGACGAGCCACGGGGTCGCGCGCAGGCCAACGCCGATCAGCGCGGCGACGAGCCAGGCGATCCCCACCGCGAGGAGGGTTTCGACGAACGACTCCCGGATGCGGGCGGTGTAGACGCCCACCATCGGGGCGACGAGCAGCCAGCCGAGCAGGAACGGGACAACGGTTTCCGCGGTGTAGGGGAGATCGGCGAGCGGGTCAGTGCCGTGCGTGATCAACCCGTAGGAGAGCTGTGCGGCGATGATCGCGAGATCGCCGAAGAGGACGAACAGGGTCGCCGCCGAGCGATCGAACCGAGTGACTCCGGCCATGAATCGCCCTTCTTCGGGCAGGGGTATGTGTTCCCCGGTTTCCACACCGCTCAACACGGCGGGCGATCAACGGAGGGTATGGAGTCCGAACTGCTCGGCTGGCCGCCCGACGGGCCGAAACTCGAACTCGACTACCGGACGTTCAGCTACGCCGGGAAGTTCGTCATGACGAACACGGGCAAGGCTGTAATCCGCGAGGAGGGCGAGGTCCGTGCGGCCGCGGCGTTCAACGAGGACCGAACCGAACCCGAGACGCTGTGGATCCGCTACATCACGACCCACGTCGAGCATCGGGGCGAGGGGCTCGGCCCCCGACTGCTCGCGTTCGTCCGCGAACGCGCCCGCGGGCGGGGCTACGACCGGGTGCGGATCGCGGTGAACAACCCGTTTGCCTACGAGGCGTGCTACCGAGCAGGGTTTGCCTACACCGGACGAGAGACCGGTCTCGCAGAGCTCGTCCTCGAAACGCCGACCAAAGAAACGGAGGAGCGCTATCAGGAGGGACTTGACGCCTTTCGTGAGCGCGATCTCGACGACGCCGAACGGGAGTTCCTCGCCCGTAAGGAGGAAAGCGACCCGCCGGACGAGTCGGGCCGACGAAACGGATAGAAACGGCCAAACGGCCGCCGACGCTCGGAGGGGTATGGAGACGACACGGCACTTCACCGCCACCGTCTACGTCGTCAACGAGGGCGCGACGGCGCTGCACGAACACGAGAAGCTCGGGCTGTGGCTCCCGCCGGGCGGGCACGTCGACCGCGACGAACTCCCCCACGAGACCGCCCTGCGGGAGGCCCGCGAGGAGACGGGTCTCGACGTCGAAATCCTGTCCGAACACGACGACGTGAGTTCGTCGACCGTCGAGTCGCTGCCTGAACCCGCCCACCTGCTGCTCGAGGACATCAACGTTTCCGAAAACGGTGTTGGCCATCAGCACATCGATTTCGTCTACTACGGGTGGGCCAACTCGCGCGCGCTCGACCCCGCCGACGGCGAGCAAGGATCCGAAGACTGGGAGTGGGTCGGGCCCGAGACACTGGAGGACGAGCGGTTCGACCCTGACGTCACTCGGCTGGGTCGCGAGGCGCTATCCCGATTCGAGTAGCGACGCGACGTACTTCGTGACGTGGTCGTCCATCCGGCGCTTGTAGCCCGCCTGACGGGCCAGACGGTCGAGTTCGCGCGCGATCAGGCTGCCGTACTGCACCGCCTTCTTCTTCCGACCGGCGACCTCGCCGGGGACGAACTCGCGGGCCGCTTTCCGGAAGATTCGTTTTCGCTCCTCGTCGGTCGCGAGCATCGGGCCGTCGAGGCGCAGCGCCGCGCGCACGACGCGTCCGTCGAGCAGGGGCGCGACCGGTTCGGCCCCGGCGGCACGGATCGCGAGCACGTCGCGTTCGAGCTGGTCGGGCAGGCCCGCGATCACCTCGCGAGTCGCGCCCCGAACCGTGTCCGCGTCGACACGGTGATCGGTCCGAACGATCTTCTCGTAGCCGCCGAACAGCTCGTCGGCACCCTGCCCGACGGCGAGGCGGTCGTAGCCGTCTCCTACTGCTCGCTCGGCGACGAGAAAGAGCGGGAGGGCGATGCCGACGTCCATCGCGTTGGTTCGGCCCGTAGCGCGTGCTACAAGGGGTACCGCCCGCTCGATGTCGGCGTGGGTACACTCGATGATCCGGAGGTCCCGGTCCATCGCGTGGGCACTCTCGCGGGCCGCATCGAGGTCGTGGCTCCCCTCGAACCCGACGACGTACAGCGGGGCGTCCACCCGACTGGCGACGACGGCCGAATCGACACCACCGGAAAAGGCGACCGCGAGCCCCTCGGCATCGAGCGCGAGGCTCGCGTCGAGCGCGTCCGCGACCGCCGTGAGGGCCTCGTTCTCGTCGGCGAAGGCGGGCGGGTCGGGCAGCGAGAAGACACGCTCGTCACCGACATGGCCCGCGGGAAACGGGACCGCATCGTCGAGATCGGTCGGCGAGAACGCCCACTGCGTACCCGAGTGCTCGACGAACAGCGGGGAGCGCCCGAGGACGTCCCGGACGAGCCGTCCGTCGGGGAGTTCGCCGGCAAAGCCCGGCCCGTCGGGCAGCGGATCGTGGTTCTCGACGGCCCGCTCGACGGTCGCGAGGTCGGCGCCGTGGATCATTCGAGCAGTGAGGAGACGCGGCGTTTCACCCGGCGTTTCGCCCCGCCGCCGGCCTGCCGGAAGCTGATCCGCCAGGGAGTGCGCTTGCCGTCCACTGACGTGTGCCCCGCACGAATCGCATCGAGGATCGCATCGACGGTCCGCTCACCATCGGTATCGACCCGCGTCACCGCCTGACCGACCATCTCGCTGATATGGGCGTCGCTGCCGGCGGTCATGGGCAGTCCGCGCGATCGTGCGAAGCGTTCGGCCTTGCGGTTGGCCCGGCCTGTGAGGAGTCTAGAGTTGTAGACCTCGATGGCGTCCGCTTGTGCGAGCTCGTCCCGGGACACCTTCGCGCCGACGCCATGGCGGGAGGACTGGAAGGGATGGGGAACGACGGCGATCCCGCCCGCCGCGTGGATCCGCTCGATCGTCCCCTCGAAGGGAAGTCCCGGCGGGATCCGCTCGTCGACGCCGAGACCGAGGACGTGGCCGGCGCTACTGGAGATCTCGATACCGGGGATCCCGATCAGTCCGTACTCGGGGGCGAGTTCGGCGGCCTCGCGGCTCGCGTCGAACGCGTCGTGGTCGGTGATCGCGACGGCGTCGAGGCCGACGGCTGCGGCCTGCTCCAAAACGAGGTCCACGGGGTCGCGCCCGTCGTGCGAGAGCGCGGAGTGTGCGTGGAGTTCGACCGAGAGCACGGTCGATCTTCGAGAGGGGTGTGCAAAAGCACCCCGATCCGTTGATACACACGATCATGCACATAGAAAGCGATTTATCGCCCTCGGCTGAACACGGGAGTGAATGAGCCTCTCGGATTCGGATCGCGAGATCATTACTACGGAACTCGGCCGCGAACCCACACGGGCCGAGGCCGCACTGTTCGAGAACCTCTGGAGCGAGCACTGTGCGTATCGCTCCTCGCGGCCCCTGCTCGGCGCGTTCGATTCGGAGGGCGAGCACGTCGTCGTCGGGCCCGGCGACGACGCCGCGGTCGTCGCGCTCCCGGACCCCGGGACGGGGGAGTCGAGCGGGACCTACATCACGCTTGGAATCGAGAGCCACAACCACCCCTCCTACGTCGACCCCTACGACGGGGCTGCGACGGGGATCGGCGGCATAGTACGGGATACCCTCTCGATGGGCGCATACCCCCTCGCGCTGACCGACTCGCTGTACTTCGGCGGGTTCGATCGCGAGCACACGCGCTACCTGCTGGAGGGCGTCGTCGAGGGGATCTCCGATTACGGCAACGCCATTGGGGTTCCCACCGTCGGCGGCAGCCTCGCCTTCCACCCGGACTACGAGGGCAATCCTCTAGTCAACGTCGCCTGCGTCGGCCTCGTCACCGAGGACCGCCTCGTCACCGCCGAGGCCCAAAAGGCGGGCAACGCGCTCGTGCTCGTCGGCAACGCCACCGGTCGGGACGGGCTGGGCGGGGCCTCCTTCGCCAGCGAGGACCTCGCGGAGGACGCCGAGACCGAGGACCGCCCCGCGGTGCAGGTCGGCGACCCCTACGCGGAGAAGCTGCTCATCGAGGCCAACGAGATGCTCGTCGATGAAGGGTTGGTCGAGTCCGCCCGCGACCTGGGGGCGGCGGGGCTGGGCGGGGCGTCCTCGGAACTCGTCGCGAAAGGTGGTCTGGGCGCACGGATCGATCTGAACAGCGTCCACCAGCGCGAGCCGGACATGAACGCCATGGAGATCCTGCTCGCCGAATCCCAGGAGCGAATGTGCTACGAGGTCCGTCCGGAGAACGTCGACCGGGTCGAGGAGATCGCGGCGCGCTTCGATCTGGGTTGTTCGGTCATCGGCGAGGTCAGCGAGGGGAACTACACCTGTACGTTCGGGGGAAGCGAGGCACAACGCGTTCGAGAACCGCAGGGTGGTTCTCCCAGCCCATCAGAAGTGCGTTGCACTTCTGAGGACGCCTCGGACGGCCCGGGCGGTGAGCAAGGCGAACCGCGAGGGCGCGAGACGGTCGTCGACGTCCCTCCCGGCTTTCTCACCGATGGCGCGCCGATGAACGACCTCGACTACGTCGAGCCCGAAGAACCCGCACGCGAGGTGCCCGACGTCGATATCGAGGAGGCGTTTCGGGAGGTCGTTTCGAGCCCGAACACTGCGAGCAAGGAATGGGTCTACCGCCAGTACGACCACGAGGTCGGCCTGCGAACGGCCGTGAAGCCGGGCGACGACGCCGCCGTGTTGGCCATCCGGGACGCGGACGCTGCGAGCAGTGCGGACCGCGGGCGCGGATCGGATCTGGCGATCTCGGCGGGCGCGGATCCCAACTGGACGGCCGCCGACCCCTACGAGGGCGCGCGGGCGGTCGCCGTCGAGAACGCGACCAACCTCGCGGCCAAGGGTGCGACCCCGCTCGCGGCCGTCGACTGCCTCAACGGCGGCAATCCCGAGAAACCCGACGTGTATGGTGGTTTTCGGGCGATCGTCTCGGGGCTGGCCGATGCCTGTTCGGCCCTCGCGGTCCCGGTCGTCGGCGGCAACGTCTCCCTGTACAACGATTCTGCGACCGGCCCGATCCCGCCGACCCCGACGCTCGCGATGGTCGGGACGGTAGACGATCGAGATGCCCCGCCGACGCGTCTGGCCGGCGAGGGGTCCCTCCTGGTCGTCGGCGACCCGGTACTGACGGGCGACGCGACGCCCGAACTGGGCGGCTCGGAGCTGCTCGCGCGCGTGGGCGGCTCGGATCGTTTCCCTGCACCCGCCGAAAACGCCCCCGCGTTCGCCGGAGCGCTCGCGGGGATCGCCAACGACGAGGGAACGCTTGCGGTCCACGACGCGAGCCACGGCGGGCTCGCCGTGACGCTCGCGGAGATGGTCGGCGAGGCCGGCGCGCGCGTCGACCTCTCGGGCGGGCCGGCGCTCGGGCGGCTGTTCAACGAGCGTGCGGGCCGTGCAGTGATCGAGACGACCGACCCCGACGCCGTCCGCGAGCGCTTTTCGGGGGTCGCGCCCGTCGTCGAGATCGGCGAGGCCACCCCCGAGGAGACGCTCGAAATCGCGACTGACGTGGGCGAACTCGTCTCCGACGCCGACGAGATCGCCGCGCTGCGCGACGTCCTCGCACGTGAACTGGACTGATCGACTCAGGTCTTCGAGAGCCCACGGGCCTCCTCTGCGGATTCCTTCACCGAGTCGAGCGTCGCCTTCGTGCCCGTCGCGCTCACGGCGGCGTTGACCGTTCCCTCGACCAGCGGGGCGTCCGCGAAGACCGCCTCGACCTCGGCCACCTCGACGGCCATCTCGGCGTTCATCACCGCGCTGCCGAGGTCCGCAAGGACGACGACGCCCTCCGCCTCCGCGCTCGCCTCCTCGATCGCGTCGGCGATCAGGTCGACGCTCGTTCCCAGCCGGCCGTCGTCGGTGCCGCCGGCGGCGATCACGGCGGCGTCGCCGGCCATCTCGCCGGCGACCTCACACACCCCCTCCGCGAGCCGCGCGCTGTGGGAGACGACGACGAGCCCGATCATTCGCCCGACCCCTCTTCGATTTCCGCCTCGGCTTCCGCGTCAGCCACCGCCGCCTCGCCGTCGAGATACTCCGCGGCCACGTCGTGGATCTCCTCGAGCATGTAGAGCGTGCTCGTCGCGCCCGGATCGGGGTGACCGACCGAGCGCCAGCCGAGATACGACGCCCGGCCCTTGCTCGCGCGGATGGGGGTCGTAAACCGGACGCCGCGCTCGGCGGCGTCGACGGCCTTCGAGAGCGCTGCCAGTGGGTCGAGGTCGTCGACCTCGATCGCGCGCTTGTACGTGTGAACAGCGGGGGTGAGCGCGTCGACCATCGTCTTATCCCCGACGCTCGCCCCGCCGCGGTCCTTCACCTTTTCGAGGTAGGCCTCGGCGAACGCCACCGACGATTCGGTCGTTATCCCCTCCTCGAACTCGCTGCTCGCGACCGCGAGCGACCCGCCATAGAGGGGACCCGACGCGCCGCCGACCTTCGAGAGCAGCGCCATCCCCGCGGCCTTGACGAACGCGTCAGGGTCGTTTTCGGAATCTGCCCCGTCGAGTGCGGCCTGAAATCCTCTATGTAAGTTCGCGCCGTGGTCCGCATCTCCGATCGCGGAATCGAGTTCGGTGAGGTGGTCCTTCTCCAATTCGATCCGGTCGGCGATCGCCGTGAGTACAGCGGAGAGCGCCTCGCGCTGGGTATCCTCGTCCACGTTACTCCCCCCGAACCGTCAGTGCGGGCGTGTCGGCAGGCGCGCCCAGCAACTCCTCGAGTTCGTCGTCGAGTTCGAGCACCGTCACCGAACAGCCGGCCATGTCCAGCGAAGTCATGTAGTCGCCGACCCACGCCTCCCCGACGTCGAACCCGCGCTCGCCGAGCAGTTCCTGCACGCGGCGGTTCACGACGTACAGCTCCATCAGCGGGGTCGCGCCCATCCCGTTGACGATCGTGGCGATCCGCGCGCCCTCCGCGAGATCGAGGTCGTCGAGCACCCGCTCGGTGAGATGGTCTGCGACCGCGTCGGCGCTCATCACGTCCGCTCGCTCGACGCCCGGCTCGCCGTGGATACCGATCCCGAGTTCGATCTCGTCCGCGGGGAGGTCGAACGTCGGCTCGCCCTTCTCGGGAGTCGTACAGGAGGTCAGTGCCATCCC includes these proteins:
- a CDS encoding asparagine synthase C-terminal domain-containing protein, with the translated sequence MIHGADLATVERAVENHDPLPDGPGFAGELPDGRLVRDVLGRSPLFVEHSGTQWAFSPTDLDDAVPFPAGHVGDERVFSLPDPPAFADENEALTAVADALDASLALDAEGLAVAFSGGVDSAVVASRVDAPLYVVGFEGSHDLDAARESAHAMDRDLRIIECTHADIERAVPLVARATGRTNAMDVGIALPLFLVAERAVGDGYDRLAVGQGADELFGGYEKIVRTDHRVDADTVRGATREVIAGLPDQLERDVLAIRAAGAEPVAPLLDGRVVRAALRLDGPMLATDEERKRIFRKAAREFVPGEVAGRKKKAVQYGSLIARELDRLARQAGYKRRMDDHVTKYVASLLESG
- a CDS encoding PHP domain-containing protein → MLSVELHAHSALSHDGRDPVDLVLEQAAAVGLDAVAITDHDAFDASREAAELAPEYGLIGIPGIEISSSAGHVLGLGVDERIPPGLPFEGTIERIHAAGGIAVVPHPFQSSRHGVGAKVSRDELAQADAIEVYNSRLLTGRANRKAERFARSRGLPMTAGSDAHISEMVGQAVTRVDTDGERTVDAILDAIRAGHTSVDGKRTPWRISFRQAGGGAKRRVKRRVSSLLE
- the purL gene encoding phosphoribosylformylglycinamidine synthase subunit PurL: MSLSDSDREIITTELGREPTRAEAALFENLWSEHCAYRSSRPLLGAFDSEGEHVVVGPGDDAAVVALPDPGTGESSGTYITLGIESHNHPSYVDPYDGAATGIGGIVRDTLSMGAYPLALTDSLYFGGFDREHTRYLLEGVVEGISDYGNAIGVPTVGGSLAFHPDYEGNPLVNVACVGLVTEDRLVTAEAQKAGNALVLVGNATGRDGLGGASFASEDLAEDAETEDRPAVQVGDPYAEKLLIEANEMLVDEGLVESARDLGAAGLGGASSELVAKGGLGARIDLNSVHQREPDMNAMEILLAESQERMCYEVRPENVDRVEEIAARFDLGCSVIGEVSEGNYTCTFGGSEAQRVREPQGGSPSPSEVRCTSEDASDGPGGEQGEPRGRETVVDVPPGFLTDGAPMNDLDYVEPEEPAREVPDVDIEEAFREVVSSPNTASKEWVYRQYDHEVGLRTAVKPGDDAAVLAIRDADAASSADRGRGSDLAISAGADPNWTAADPYEGARAVAVENATNLAAKGATPLAAVDCLNGGNPEKPDVYGGFRAIVSGLADACSALAVPVVGGNVSLYNDSATGPIPPTPTLAMVGTVDDRDAPPTRLAGEGSLLVVGDPVLTGDATPELGGSELLARVGGSDRFPAPAENAPAFAGALAGIANDEGTLAVHDASHGGLAVTLAEMVGEAGARVDLSGGPALGRLFNERAGRAVIETTDPDAVRERFSGVAPVVEIGEATPEETLEIATDVGELVSDADEIAALRDVLARELD
- the dhaM gene encoding dihydroxyacetone kinase phosphoryl donor subunit DhaM, which produces MIGLVVVSHSARLAEGVCEVAGEMAGDAAVIAAGGTDDGRLGTSVDLIADAIEEASAEAEGVVVLADLGSAVMNAEMAVEVAEVEAVFADAPLVEGTVNAAVSATGTKATLDSVKESAEEARGLSKT
- the dhaL gene encoding dihydroxyacetone kinase subunit DhaL — encoded protein: MDEDTQREALSAVLTAIADRIELEKDHLTELDSAIGDADHGANLHRGFQAALDGADSENDPDAFVKAAGMALLSKVGGASGPLYGGSLAVASSEFEEGITTESSVAFAEAYLEKVKDRGGASVGDKTMVDALTPAVHTYKRAIEVDDLDPLAALSKAVDAAERGVRFTTPIRASKGRASYLGWRSVGHPDPGATSTLYMLEEIHDVAAEYLDGEAAVADAEAEAEIEEGSGE